The following coding sequences are from one Streptomyces dengpaensis window:
- a CDS encoding ATP/GTP-binding protein encodes MSVAEQRQRVAPPRGWYGPAGGQVGNVDPPAMWRATTVQACGLWPFAAGSGAPMTGVPLGQHLHTGATVCGDPISWFTRARYISNPSLFMLGMPGLGKSTLVNRMLIGMAATGITPLVLGDLKPDYADTVRALGGQVISIGRGVGGINVLDPGAMGEAAVRIGGERGRVLAAEAHGRVLNMVAALITIVRGRPMDDHEQSVLSACLHHLAERTKPGRAPLLPDLLKVLDEGPDRVRAVTLDRGNVARYQEAVDPLHRSLLGVLDGPLGDTFAAETSTRINPASPAVCVDISRIGEADTQLTAAAMLAAWSDGLGTVAAAHALADAGLAPQRWFFTVLDELWRPLRAASGIVERIDALTRLNRSLGLGDAKITHTLKDAEALGSESDRAKARGFVERAGMVVCAGLPRTEMKELGEIVGMSEREIELVSSWSSPPGWASTGGNEEPPGRGRFLIKVGGRPGIPIKVSITDTERALHNTNTRWSEAPSLSKG; translated from the coding sequence GTGAGCGTCGCAGAACAGAGGCAGCGGGTCGCACCGCCGCGTGGCTGGTACGGCCCCGCCGGGGGCCAGGTCGGGAACGTGGACCCGCCCGCGATGTGGCGCGCGACCACGGTTCAGGCGTGCGGCCTGTGGCCCTTCGCGGCAGGCTCCGGCGCGCCGATGACCGGGGTCCCGCTCGGGCAGCATCTGCACACCGGAGCGACGGTCTGCGGCGACCCCATCTCCTGGTTCACGCGGGCCCGTTACATCTCCAACCCGTCCCTGTTCATGCTCGGCATGCCGGGCCTCGGCAAGTCGACGCTGGTCAACCGCATGTTGATCGGCATGGCGGCAACGGGCATCACTCCCTTGGTCCTTGGGGACCTGAAGCCCGACTACGCCGACACGGTCAGGGCGCTGGGCGGCCAGGTGATCTCCATCGGCCGTGGCGTCGGGGGCATCAATGTCCTCGACCCGGGCGCGATGGGCGAGGCGGCGGTACGGATCGGGGGCGAGCGGGGGCGTGTGCTCGCGGCGGAGGCCCACGGCCGCGTGCTGAACATGGTCGCCGCGCTCATCACCATCGTCCGCGGCCGTCCGATGGACGACCACGAGCAGTCCGTCCTCTCCGCCTGTCTGCACCACCTCGCGGAACGTACGAAGCCGGGGCGGGCGCCGCTGTTGCCGGACCTGCTGAAGGTGCTGGACGAGGGCCCCGACCGGGTTCGTGCGGTGACCCTGGACCGGGGAAACGTGGCCCGCTACCAGGAGGCGGTGGACCCCCTGCACCGGTCGCTTCTGGGTGTCCTGGACGGTCCCCTCGGCGACACCTTCGCCGCCGAGACCTCGACCCGGATCAACCCGGCCTCGCCCGCCGTCTGCGTGGACATCTCCCGCATCGGCGAGGCGGACACCCAGCTGACCGCCGCCGCGATGCTCGCCGCCTGGTCGGACGGTCTCGGCACGGTGGCCGCCGCGCACGCGCTGGCCGATGCCGGGCTCGCTCCGCAGCGGTGGTTCTTCACCGTCCTCGACGAGCTGTGGCGTCCCCTGCGGGCCGCCTCCGGCATCGTCGAGCGGATCGACGCGCTGACCCGGCTGAACCGGTCGCTGGGCCTGGGGGACGCGAAGATCACCCACACCTTGAAGGACGCGGAGGCGCTGGGCTCCGAGTCCGACCGCGCCAAGGCGCGCGGGTTCGTGGAGCGGGCGGGGATGGTGGTCTGCGCCGGGCTTCCCCGCACGGAGATGAAGGAACTCGGCGAGATCGTGGGCATGTCCGAGCGGGAGATCGAACTGGTCTCGTCGTGGTCGTCGCCGCCCGGGTGGGCGAGTACGGGCGGCAACGAGGAGCCGCCGGGCCGCGGCCGGTTTCTGATCAAGGTGGGCGGTCGCCCCGGCATCCCGATCAAGGTGTCCATCACGGACACGGAGCGGGCGCTGCACAACACGAACACGCGGTGGTCGGAGGCACCGTCGCTTTCGAAGGGGTGA